In Salvelinus namaycush isolate Seneca chromosome 15, SaNama_1.0, whole genome shotgun sequence, a genomic segment contains:
- the LOC120059754 gene encoding cannabinoid receptor type 1A-like encodes MKSALDGIADTTFRTMTTGLQYLGSNDVSYDDPSIDSGFAKTGFHLHKTHSAPLSNSFPVQVPGDKELIYNGNSIYPTNFSEMLGNGTRWEGGGSLQCGENIVDMECFMILTPSQQLVVAVMALTLGTFTVLENLIVLCVILHSHILRCRPSYHFIGSLAVADLLGSVIFVYSFLDFHVLHRKDSPNVFLFKLSGVIASFTASVGSLFLTAIDRYISIHRPMAYKRIVTKNKAVIAFCMMWTISIVIAILPLLGWNCKQLNSVCSDIFPLIDEKYLMFWIGMTSVLLLFIIYAYMFILWKAHHHTVRMMSRSSQKSIIVYTADGTKAQTMRPEQTRMDIRLAKTLVLILVVLIICWGPVLAIMVYDLFWKMNNFIKTVFAFCSMLCLLNSTVNPVIYALRSKDLRRAFLNICRTCRGTSQPLDNSAESDCHSRSIKGTAYKSTASCANTTVKVAKVTLSVSAEMV; translated from the coding sequence ATGAAGTCTGCTCTGGATGGAATAGCTGACACCACTTTCCGAACAATGACTACTGGTTTGCAGTATCTTGGCTCCAACGATGTGAGCTATGATGACCCATCCATTGATTCTGGCTTCGCCAAGACTGGATTCCACTTACATAAGACTCACTCTGCCCCACTTAGTAACTCCTTCCCTGTACAAGTACCTGGGGACAAGGAGCTCATCTATAATGGCAACTCCATTTACCCGACCAACTTCTCTGAAATGCTTGGCAATGGGACCCGATGGGAGGGCGGGGGTTCTCTCCAATGCGGGGAGAACATTGTGGACATGGAGTGCTTCATGATTCTGACCCCCAGTCAGCAGTTAGTAGTAGCGGTCATGGCACTCACCCTGGGAACCTTCACAGTGCTGGAGAACCTTATCGTATTGTGTGTGATCCTCCACTCCCACATCCTGCGCTGTCGGCCCTCATACCACTTCATAGGAAGCCTGGCTGTAGCCGACCTTCTGGGCAGTGTCATATTTGTGTACAGTTTCTTGGACTTCCATGTTCTGCACCGGAAGGACAGCCCCAATGTGTTTCTATTTAAACTCAGTGGAGTTATTGCCTCTTTCACTGCCTCTGTGGGCAGTCTCTTTCTCACGGCCATCGACCGCTATATCTCTATCCACAGGCCGATGGCTTACAAGCGGATCGTCACCAAGAACAAGGCTGTCATTGCCTTCTGCATGATGTGGACTATCTCCATCGTCATTGCGATTCTCCCCCTACTGGGCTGGAACTGTAAGCAACTGAACTCGGTGTGCTCAGACATTTTCCCGCTCATCGACGAGAAGTACCTGATGTTCTGGATAGGGATGACCAGTGTGCTGCTTCTGTTCATCATCTACGCCTACATGTTCATCCTGTGGAAGGCCCACCACCACACTGTGCGCATGATGAGCCGCAGCTCCCAGAAGAGCATCATTGTCTACACGGCAGACGGCACCAAGGCGCAAACCATGCGACCTGAGCAGACCCGCATGGACATCCGCCTGGCCAAGACCTTGGTGCTGATCCTGGTGGTCCTCATCATCTGCTGGGGCCCTGTGCTAGCCATCATGGTCTACGACCTCTTCTGGAAGATGAACAACTTTATCAAGACGGTCTTTGCCTTCTGCAGCATGCTCTGCCTGCTCAACTCCACCGTCAACCCCGTCATCTATGCACTGAGGAGTAAGGACCTGCGCCGGGCCTTCCTTAACATCTGCCGGACGTGCAGGGGAACTTCTCAACCACTGGACAACAGCGCTGAGTCCGATTGCCATAGCAGGAGCATCAAAGGCACAGCCTACAAATCCACGGCTAGCTGTGCAAACACCACTGTAAAAGTGGCCAAAGTCACCCTGTCGGTCTCCGCAGAGATGGTCTGA
- the LOC120060177 gene encoding akirin-2-like — MACGATLKRTMEFDPLMSPTSPKRRRCIPVSPSSSSSPRKYLRMEPSPFGEVSSRLSAEQILNNIKQEYKRIQKRKHIDGVYQQTEGCYSPESPPPLGGSSMPGTSAGGSSPSRKEQPLFTLRQVGIICERLLKEREDKVREEYEETMTSKLAEQYDTFVKFTHDQLMRRFGEQPASYVS, encoded by the exons ATGGCGTGTGGAGCGACCCTGAAAAGAACCATGGAGTTTGATCCATTGATGAGTCCGACGTCGCCTAAAAGGAGAAGGTGTATCCCGGTTtccccatcatcctcctcatccccaCGGAAATACCTTCGCATGGAACCGTCACCATTTGGAGAGGTGTCGTCAAGACTATCAGCTG AGCAAATTCTGAACAACATCAAGCAGGAGTACAAGCGCATTCAGAAGAGAAAACACATCGATGGAGTTTACCAACAGACAGAGGGTTGCTACTCCCCAGAGTCTCCACCCCCTCTCGGTGGATCCAGTATGCCAG GCACATCGGCTGGAGGTTCTTCTCCATCAAGGAAAGAACAGCCCTTATTTACTCTTAGACAAGTTGGAATTATTTGTGAACGTCTACTGAAGGAGCGTGAAGATAAAGTTCGGGAGGAATATGAGGAGACCATGACTTCCAAGTTGGCAG AACAATATGACACTTTTGTGAAGTTTACACATGACCAGTTGATGCGAAGATTTGGAGAGCAACCTGCAAGCT ATGTTTCCTGA